A window of the Wolbachia endosymbiont (group A) of Pogonocherus hispidulus genome harbors these coding sequences:
- a CDS encoding phage baseplate assembly protein V, with translation MLESNFAISELQRKLANIVRIGIVKEIDYEKAKVRVKIGEFLTDWLPWITSKAGKDRDWCPPDIDEQVVILSPLGELSLGVVLPGIYQQKYSAPENKKEVSSLTFQDGTKLSYDKDKHHLEIEVVDKITLKAGESSIEMTKSGIKLKADKINLN, from the coding sequence ATGTTAGAGAGTAATTTTGCTATTTCAGAGCTGCAAAGAAAGTTAGCAAACATTGTACGAATAGGAATTGTAAAAGAAATAGATTATGAAAAAGCAAAAGTAAGAGTGAAAATAGGAGAATTTTTAACAGATTGGTTGCCGTGGATAACAAGTAAAGCAGGAAAAGATAGAGATTGGTGTCCGCCAGATATTGATGAGCAAGTAGTTATACTTTCCCCGCTGGGAGAATTATCTTTAGGAGTAGTACTTCCTGGAATATATCAACAAAAGTACTCTGCTCCAGAAAATAAAAAAGAGGTGAGTAGCTTAACATTTCAAGATGGAACAAAGTTGTCATACGATAAAGATAAACATCATTTAGAGATTGAAGTAGTAGACAAAATAACACTGAAAGCTGGGGAATCAAGTATAGAAATGACAAAAAGTGGAATAAAATTGAAGGCAGATAAAATAAACCTTAATTGA